The genome window TCTGGTGATGTGCCCCGTCCTCCTATATACCCTATATCCCTACCCTGTTTACTGGTACCAGTCGTTATTTACGACAATCACTCTAGATTAATTAACGTTGATGCTGTTTCATTATTTGCCATTTTGTAGTGAGGATCACATCCAATTTCTGTTGCATGTTGCAGTGCTACCTACAGAATGTACATATGTGTCCGTGTTCAATATCTTCTGATTCTTCTTGTTCACTCTGTGGGCCATCGCACGTTGTAAATTCCTATTTTTGTCCCCTGTTTTAATTTGCTGCCATGTTGATTTGACTTGCTTTTTATTTTGGTGATGGTAATATTTTtctttaactttttaaaaaaaataattttttaaatccTGAATTCTTCAGGATTGGATTATAAGTGGTAATTATTTAAGTGTTTACACACTCTAGAACATTCTGTGTCGATGTATACTTCTCTGTCGAGTGGTTGTAAAAAATACATCTTATCAGTGAGTGTTAGACCTTTCTTCTGTCTTAGTCACGAAGCAGGTGTACAGGCGGATTAATTTAGAGATGTTATTTACCTAGCTTTGTACAGGTAGGCTGCTTCCATAACTCCAATTGTATAGAAAATCTTGGTAAATTTGAATAACTTTATAGAATTGCTGTACTTTGGATCTtagtattttgtaatatttgataatttgtgtaacactttattttcaatttatcaaaattatcattattcTATTGTTTAATGGTTAAACAAAGtttgaaatgattttgaaaaatacatcAATTGTTATCAGGTGATGTTTAAAAAGGGTTTAATTATCTAGGaaaaatatgtatcaattatAATAAGTTTTTTAAAGTAGGTGATAAATCCTTTAAGAAAAACTGTACCAATTATTGtgtgtcattttgaaaatatattttaaatgatttagaaaaattactttaaatcaTTAACAGGTAATGTTGAAATGGAGTTTTGATTATATCATCACTAATTACCAGGTATCAAGTTTATATAAGTTATTTTTATGTAGATATTGTAACTATGTACCTGTCAACTTTCCTTATTTAGGAGGGACCCTGGCCTGATATTGAACCAAGTCTAAATCAACAAAGAAACCTTTCATTGTTGATGTTTTTAAATCTCCAATTAGTCCAATAGAAAGAGAAACTCTTAATATGTAGTTTTAAgttatcaaattgtcaaaaaggagtttgtcaaaatatctataaaaaatctttttggAGGCTTGAAATTTTAaacaatcccccccccccccccccccccccctggaaATTCCAATAAGTTGACAAGTATATACTAATAACTTGTTAGAGTATTTAATGCCTAAAGTATTTGATGTCTTAACACAGTACTTGTGCTTTGTCTTATGAACTGTCACCATTGTATGTTTTAATTGGTAAATTTTTATTGTCTAATGATTCATAATACTATTGTTGACTTGTGCGTATACATTATGGAATTGTCATTTATTGGTGAAACAGCATCTAACTTATGATCAATTAAATGTCTTCTGTGGAACTCTTTAGGGTTGAAGATAAATAACCTATATCCAACATGTATCCTTAAAAACTTGTATGTTTTTTTACAGGCTAAGCAAGCAGTGGATAAGGTGAAGCATCGGTCAGCTGCCAACGAAACTTTAAGTTCCTCACCCCCCGGGCGCAGTGAGTCCCCCACTGTCGGAGGGCGGCCCCAGTCAGAGGCTCTGATCCACAACTACAGTATTGGAGACACTGCTAACAAACGTAACTCCACTCCAGTACACTCCCTAAATCAGAACGCTTCTTCCCTAGCATTTCTCCGGAGTTCCTTTGACAGTACAAATAACTCGGGGAAGAGTAAGGGATCTCCAGTGACTGCCCTGAAGGACGCTATAGACAAGGGCTTTTGTAACGGTTCTTTATCTAGTCAGGACAGCACAGACTCCGGTGGACTCCTCATTCACGACCAGGAGGGTTACCTTGCCCCGCATAATGGACGCCTACTTAACGAGGATAAGGTAGGTAACTCTATTGAAATTACTGTATAAAGATTGAAAGTAGgttctatatatatacggtaAAGTATGTTTATAATGAGTTGTGACTATCACTGATgttaatttgtattgtaatttACAAACAAATTCAGTGAAAACTTTGGGTTGTAAATGTTATGAAAGAATTTCTactcttttaaaaaaatgtgtattggatatcctctatataatgttttatattctgaaatttcaatgagattttaaaatgaaaatattgggAAAAATCATCAAATCCACGCTCCAAAACTATTATTGTAAATTACTGTAGAACTTAAAGGAAGTTGAAGTGATTTTATAGCCTCTATAGATGTCTTCTCATGGTCCCAGTGACTGGGCAGGTTTGAGAGTTATTTTGACTCGATGCTCTTTGTGAGTGTATTTTAAGACAGACATGACAGGTATGCAGAACAATGTGTAGTTCAGGTAGTTAGGGAGGTAACACATGTCAGTATCCCTCCCAGGTGATTAATGAAACCGGTGCAGCAATGTACATCAGATTTACATACTTACAATTTTGACCTTGAGGCTGTCAGACTTTTTCATTCCATCATTATACAATATCTCTCTCTTTCATCTTACAATTTCTATCACAAGTTAAACAATGCTTCCTACCCTCCTTCATCTTTGAATGTGGAAATGGTACTTTGTAAGTTGGTTGTTGTGGTACCTGCCAAGCATGGCCGACACTAAGGAATCATTTTGTCTGTCACCATCCATCTGTATCAGTCACACTTTAGTTTTACAGATTTTTGACACAAACataagtttgagtctatgtcagcgcttttgaggtgtagctgacaaaatctacgatgccctctggcggatactgccttggccaatctaaccgttgctttacagtaactccgtaatgctatgcagtaaatatttgtaaatatcgtaaatattcacgataaaaaatgacatatagtaaagttcagctataaaaaaattaccttttgttttgttgacacaaacgtagacacaaacgtaagtttgagtctatgtcagcgcttttgagggctctggcggatactgctgttggccaatctaaacgttgctttacagtaactccgtaatgttatgcagtaaatatttgtttaacttcacgataaaaaatgacatacagtgaagttcagctattaaaaaaaatcaccttttgttttgttgtattttagaagctgacaggacaatgtgtttttttttggcatcttcgttcgctctgacacaacttccactgccacttcacaatcatattctatcgcaaaaaaaaaatagtcccgtgacttacggagtcaaatgcaacactgcagtttcgttagatata of Pecten maximus unplaced genomic scaffold, xPecMax1.1, whole genome shotgun sequence contains these proteins:
- the LOC117320308 gene encoding uncharacterized protein LOC117320308: AEELNTIIGNAFKMAYAQQRVRQPTFNELIEMQLNEQKAKFAEYQVQAQKEFKQKLTEIATPTPFSEKAIQRMEMRRQSSSDDVQEKELVVGKNKLWFSLQRSPIKAKQAVDKVKHRSAANETLSSSPPGRSESPTVGGRPQSEALIHNYSIGDTANKRNSTPVHSLNQNASSLAFLRSSFDSTNNSGKSKGSPVTALKDAIDKGFCNGSLSSQDSTDSGGLLIHDQEGYLAPHNGRLLNEDK